TTCTAGCTCATTGGAAGAGGATGCGAATTCAAGCGACTCCGGATATAAACCAAAAACACCGAGCACCGCAGAGAGACGAAAAGTTTTTGAAACTAAAGTTAAGGATGAATCGCCTGAAAGTGAAGACATAGGAGGTTTCGAACGTGGTAATGTTAATAGAAACTCAATCGCAGAAAGGCGACGTTTGTATGAAAGTAGATCTGTATCTGTAACTGATGGAAATTTAGCCGAGAAAGCAATGGGATCGCCGACCATGTTACGAAGACGAGATTCTTTCAAAACTAAGAGCGAGGTAATTAAAGAGGATGATGTTAAGAAAGTCGTTCCAATGTTGCGCCAACAAAGTATGGATCCACGTTTGGAAAAGGTTGAACCAATTACAACACCAACTCCTAAAAGAACATCGACAGTATTtggtataaaataatatatgaaacgatttcgttaaatatattagaatattcgaactttatatcaaataataaaatttcaaaagtatCTAGAACTAATCTTCTTATTTATAGGTCGAGTATCAAAATTCAGACATCTTAAAGGTACACCTGGTCATAAATCTACTCATATTGAAAACGTAAGAAATATTAGTCGACAGATATCAGGAGAATGCGATGGTTTTCAcggtatgtatgtgtgtgtgtgtgtgtgtgtgtgtctgtaagAAACTTTCTTGTCTgatataatgattaaataaacttaaaatatgtgaaataaattttagcCAATTCTGATCGCGTTGCCGTTCCTTTGAGTGGACCTGGAGGGAAAATAGCAGTattagaattaaagaaaactgGTAGATTGCCTGATGGTGTTATGCCAGCATTGGTTCATGGAGCTACAGTGATGGATTTCCAATGGGATCCTTTCAACAATCAGCAGTTGGCAGTCGGTAaagtgaagataaaaaatttcatccaatatttaataataataaaagaaaaaaaaaatacaaacaataattatttattattcagcATGCGATGATGGCATGATCAGACTATGGGAAATACCAGAATCTGGATTGGCAGAGCCAACAAATGAACCGAGTCACGTAATAGAAGCTCATGCtgataagatttatttaataaaatatcatcctTTAGCATCTGACGTGCTCGCATCAGCATCGTACGATATGACAGTAAAACTTTGGGATTTATCACCTTTAACATCAGAAGAATCAGCCATCCCAAAAATAACATTGTTAGGTCATACAGATCAAATATTTAGTTTAGCATGGTCACCATGTGGACAATATCTTGCTAGTGCATGCAAAGATGGAAAATTGCGAATTTACAAGCCGAGATCCAGTGACGTGCctataaaagaaggaaaaggaccAGTAGGTACTCGTGGTGCAAGAGTTATATGGGCATTGGAAGGCAGATACCTTGTTGTAATGGGTTTTGATAAGTATGTCAATCATTATACTCTTTCATTTTGATatccataatatataatattactatcattttttttttctccaggGTCTCTGAAAGgcaaataatgatatttaaaactGATAATCTTAATCAACCTTTGAATACCGTTGGATTGGACGTTTCTCCTGCGATTTTGATGCCATATTACGATGAAGATAGTTCCACTTTATTTTTAACTGGTCGCGTAAGTtcatctctattttctttttatttatattttagattaaaGATTAAATCATTGTTATATTGGAAATATATTCTCAGGGTGATTCTACTATATATGCTTTCGAAGTTACGGAAGAAGCTCCTTATTGTTGTCCTTTGAGCCATCATCGATGCAGCAGTTTGCATCAAGGATTATCATTCCTTCCTAAGAATAGATGCGATGTCGCAAGTGTAGAATTTGCATCCGCTTTAAGGCTGACAAATAATACCATCGAACCATTAAGTTTCACAGTACCACGTATAAAAgtactttgaatatttttgatatttaacaaaaaaaaaaaatatatatatatataaatcatcatataattaataattatttttcttataatatttagaGTGAATTATTCCAAGATGATCTTTTTCCACCAACAAAAATTACATGGAAAGCAGCATTAAATGCTGCTGAATGGTTCAATGGAATAAATAAACAGGCCTCTAGAATAAGTCTTAAACCACCTGGTATGGATAACtgtaagtataattataatatttacaaataatacataattgtataatatacaataaatatcttGTTGTATTTATAGTGACAGAAAATCAAGGACAACCAGCAGTTACTACTATGCCATCAGCAACAAAACAATCAACAGGCCCATTTTCAATCTCTTCACAACCATTCAGTAGGCTTGGCTGGAATACAGATGTAAGAGCAAAGCAAGAGGAAGTAagttaaaattctatttaaattgtatttaatctgcatgtatatttttgaaaatcacACATTGCCGAATGATTTATAATGATGATAGTAGAATCACGTGTAGTTATATGTGTTTGTCATGGAGAATTACAGgcatgttataaaatatatattttcattttaaaagattaagatatatatatatatatatcaacaagAATACGCGTACTCTCGTCACATACtgagcaaatatttttttagttaCTTTTTGTCTCAGTGTATTGCATAATGTGTGTTGTGGTAGATCCAAAAAACAATGAGCAACAATGTGGGGGATGTAATACAGTGCTCTTTGGAACAAGACCACATGGAGGGTGTGGAAGAGCACGAATGGGTAGGTTCATCATTTGTTGCTATGCAtgctattaattattttaaattattttacttgatTTGCTTTGATATTTCAATACTTAGCATATTACAAAATTGTTGAGAAGgagaatttataagaaatattacatggggaaaaaaaaagcaatattagtttatttgtatattttgcttgctattctctctctctctctctctctctctctctctctctctctctctctctctttctctctctctctctctttctctctctcaagaaatttgctatttcatttatattttttatattagaagttattattatagaaattagtTGTGTTGTATTTCTGCTTTCCTTTACTTCCAATTTATTCTTtgctaattaattaaattgtctcatttcattttcatcttacGTGATATTAGTATAATGgcacaaaattattttttatattacaggaTGAGTAAGAAATAATGACGTACTGGTAGAGTATTTTAACTAAATGGTAAGATAGGATCTAGATATAGATATTTGAGCCAtaagttattaattatgttgaGAATGGAAAGGATGTGTCCTAATGTTACTACATGTTGGACAGAAGAAGTTTTACATTTTGAGAAGTACTTCCAAAGATTTACCTTctaagaaaagacaaaataatgTGTCCAATTTTTTAAGTTAACACTATTACGTATTTTTTAaccattttatatacaaacaattttataaacatataaaacgtaaaattcCATGAAATAGTGTAAATATTCAGGCTTTGTATTTGaagttgaagaaagaaaaaggaaaacaaaaaaaaaacaaaggaaacgactgaaatttataaaagtcaCAGAACTATAAAACTTTTGTAAATCTCGAAGGATTTTtcacaaattataattttcttttttatttctatgtttattttttattttttattttttattttttattttttatataggaGATGCGTGATGATACTTCTAGtcttaaataattgtttttttgttttttttttgtttttttttttttttatttcattttattttatttatatgtatctcATGCTgcatatgattattattaatattgtaaaaaaaaaaaaaaagaaaaaaaaaagaaaacagtatCATACACAAACAATAActtgattattatgaaataagtGGAAAAATTTTGTCAAGAAGTAAAGAtgattttgaattaaaaaaaaaaaaaaaaaaaaaaaaacgaaaagaaaaaaaaaagtgaaagaaagaaagaaaaaaaagttaatgtgaaaattttattattcgctGAAGCgatagattttaaaaatcattattattaaataagatatttaaaaaaagaaaaaagaaaatgagttaatacacacatacgcacatacacatatattatccTAAATGCAGAATGAAagatatcgattaataattctgttgtatttatatataagattattataattacgatgatTTAACTTATATACCGATGAAACGAACGCGCAAAATAACACGTGCCATTGATAAAgccaagagaaagataaacttTCATTGActagtgataataaaaaaaaaaaaaaaaaaaaaaaaaagaaagaaagaaagaaataaataataatgattattattattaatccctgcaaaacaaatattaattaatattttagcCAATACACACAATGATATTGGTATTAACAATGATTTTTCTAGAAAAATgcaatataacatttttaattagagaaaattaaaatgagaaatttataattatcacagagaatgttaaaaaaaaaaaaagaaaaaaaaaggaaaaaaagagaagaaaaagaaagaaagaaagaaagaaagaaagaaagaaagtaagtttTCGTCATGGAGTTGTCGTAAATTTTTGCACGTTTTTGCAACTTCGTACGCGTACGCACACATACGAAATacgttttaagaaaaagataaatagttAAGGAAGATATACGTATCAagtattaaatgataatatttagtAACTTAATcataaacaataacaacaatgaacaacaataaaaaggaacatgaaagatagagaaaaagagaaaaaacaatggAATGATTTGATATCAACTAATTacagttttttttcttgtacatCTCTAAAACGTGGTAAAATTGTAACTTTTATACACTTTGTATCTCGTagcaattgatttatttttcaatgtatcagaaaatcgaaaatatctcGCGCGACATTTTCTTagatatcataatatatcaatagatACAATGTATTTGAATAGACTCTTTTGATATAcaagaatttttcatattgatGTGAGTCGTGAGTTGTTTgatctacatatatgtaaacgaTATTATGGTGCTATAGTAACATTTGataaattctaatttattatagcCCTGAGTGAATTGCAATATTATCACAGCTATTgtcgaatacatacatacatacatacatacatacatacatacatacatacatacatatacatacatacatacatacatacatacatacatacatacatacatacatacatacatacgtatgtacgtacgtacatacgtatgtatacttTCGTATCGTCGAACTAATGAGtgcttataattaaaaaaaaaataaataataataataataataatagaacattaataattatatctcaGAAATTACTTAGGGCACagtattttattctaatttttttcaaaaagaaaagaaaaaaagacaaaaaaaaaatattaaagtccAACGAGGtgccaaaagaaaatatttcgtaattaaaataaaaaaatgacggTCTAGTAATTATGTTTAAATTGACGATGCATttacatataaacacacatgcacacacatatttaCGAGCTATTTAAATTTACTATCCAATGTTTAGTAAAAGTgatggtatatatatttttctctatcaatACGAGATTCATACTTTTTGtcctatttatatttttagagaCTTAAGGAATTTTACACTCGACGATatcaaattaagaaaataattttgtcaaatgaaaagaaactaTACTTGTGTCGTCCATATTATAAGTAATTgaatcttttctattcttcgcACGGAACCATccatattaaaaatctttgtaATGCTGAAAAACTCGATTTAGtcagaatgaatgaattttactttattatttttctatgccATTATACTCTTTTCCTCATAATAccatattatatcatatattaatataacttaGATCTCTGTATCTCGATTACTGCACAGCTTGtgtaagaattatattttctcgtcAATGAAAACAACATTTCATTGTTTGTGTAGTATAAGCCTACTCTCACGGAAAATAAAGACTCGCATAAGCGTTTTTtgaattcatatataaaaatcattaaaaataacaaaaaaaaaatataataataataataataataataataataataataataataataataataataataaaacacagAAACTTTATCGGTCGACCTTGTGCTATGTCCAATAGTTATTTAAGTAATTCTATCATGTAGTAACATACCTTTATATCGATCTTATaccttatatgtatatcatctATAAAACCTTTTTACCAAATATGTAAATTGCATTTTCGAATCCAACCATTTTTACGTTATGTCACgtcacaatttatatatatatatatatatatatatatatatatatatatatataaaatttatgtaataaattttaaacttcAGGAATCCTAATCACGCTTATTGCATCGACGAAAGGACCATAAAGTATGACGTGGATGTCTGCACGAccttaacaaataaaataatgaatatatgtagatggtaataaaatcatatctcatggttcatttctttcatttttatttgtaattaattaattaactaatttaatatattattaccattGAGAAACTTTCTAAAcaaaatacgaatattttcCCTGCTGTTAGATAAGAAGGTTTGAGGCTCCTTCGAATAACTAACAATAACATTTTACGTACTGCTAATGGTGCATCGTACCATAATCCactatatctataaaaatttataagtttattattttgtttaaataattagtatatttaaataattaaaataatattgataatattaaacaataacatatatatatattttttttttattaatatcaaaaattaacaaattttatatgataaaataattttgtttataatatataattatattagttaattattatttatttatttatttctttattatcgacaaTAATATTACCATCAAACATTTAAAAGTTTCTTCATTCTTTGAATAGATGGCATTTGCAAACTACATTATCgacagaaattaaaaaatcgcTTACCATCAGAGATAtgatagtaaataaataattattataatacacatattattaataacataatatatacaaaataatataattttcaactcACGCTTTAAAACTAATGTCACTACTATGATCTATTATTCTTTGTCCGACAAAACTAAAGCAATACATATGAAAGAGTTGGGCTCCTGTAAATGCAATGAACTTAAATACTTCTACTGATTTTCCCAACAATGCTGCCACCTGTGAtttaaatacgaaagaaaaaggtgattatatctattttttataattattagtattttttatttacatttatttttatttcaataataaatactaacACGCAAAAGAGAGACACTCAAgcaaattatattcattcctgttattaataatgatggcaatgaaaaatatgattccATTAGATCAGCGAatcttaaaaattacaaaagcaAAATCATGATTATTTGTTtacacatattttatttatttgagaatttttgtttttttcttttatactaaCTCCATAGCTCTTTTGTGAGCATTAATAAAACCTATGACATTTTGAGTACATTCTTTAGATTGATgattcgaagaaattttttcagtATTATTTTCCTTCAACAAATGTTCTAAACGATATCTGGAAAGTATGACAAAATCTTTCTTCCAccttttatatgttatattactcgctctttttattgtaaattaatttacgagattagaacatttttctcttaccCAACAGACGAGAACAAACCGCAAACGTGCGAAGTAAATACCAGAAAAATAGCATCATTTGCGAGAAAACATGTTATACCAATCATAATAACCGAAGTCATATGGAAATAAATCGGATAAAAGTATTCTTGTGGATCAACAAAATATTCATTCATAAATACATGTCTCAATGGACGAGATTCGtttattggaaaaattatatcaaagatTTTTGGTAAAAATGATGTCAAAAAACTTAGAATCACTGTTGTGTAAATGTATactaaacgagagagaaaaaactgaatatgttttattatatattcaataatgtGATTAAGAAATCTTACTTATGTAtcctattatataaaatcttccTTCTTTAGCATACTTTTCCAATATAGTAATCTCTTCTTTGGATTTCCATATTTTCCATTCGTCTTCAATCTTATTTAAAAGTTTTCCTatctgtaaatataatttattaataatattaaaataaaataatttttcacagaaaaaaaaacttgtggTGACAAAATGACGAAATTGATTTGAATTTCTGAAATTACATTTGAgcacattttttaaattttctttcatatcaatcaaattattattactattatataatgatagaACGATCAACTGACCTTATCACCAGCGAAATAACACGTGTGACACTTGATAGAAATAGTTGTCATAAGTGCTATTCCTGCGACAGCATCAGCCATGAATTCTAAAGCTCCTTTAGAAGTATACAACAATAAAAACtgcaagaataataataactaacgAAATCAGTTGTTTtatcaaacaaaataaattcatattatattatattggtttataatattattattattatatatgtatgtgtgtgtgtgtgtgtatatatatatgcacttacgataaaagatatttatcttattacaAGCTGGCTTAAATtgatgtaaaaatttatttaaaataaaattaataattatatatatatatatatatatatatatatataactatatatatattatatcatacttACCtcagtagtaataatagaagTAGTCAGAAGAGTAACAAAACACAATGAAAGTAAACGTACATTAGGATTTTGATTAGGCCACTGACCCACCATTAATAACAAAAGTTTACTAAGCCTATAGTAAGGATGATCGAAAAAATCCATAGGATTGTTAAAGAGGCGTGAAACATTCTGAACgaaaggagaatgagaaaagtaACTGGTAAGAACCAGACGTAtcctaataaaatatttaaaccctcctttttctatcttcttaaAGAAACGTACATGAAGTTGATAAGTCATAAGTAAGACAGATATTTgcaaatttaatgattattctcttttctttcttacgtctcatcattttcttcaatGTGACATTTCTTTCTAAGTAGTTTTTAAAAAGCACGTTGTTAGAAACATGTAATTATAGTCGTATATAGAATAGTCAATAACAAATTATAGGCAAGTTTCTtatatgtctttttcttttttctttttttcattctctggATGGATGGATTATGCTATTATTTCAGCATGGAATGAACTGTCAAATCGATCATTCTAACAATCTCTAATTAATGTATCTCACACAGGCGTATGAGATCGTTAGACAGCTTGTTCTAAAAATTTCAGTGTTGTCTAAAAGCGTTACTTAGCATTCAGTTATAGAAAAACAACCGTTAAGAAACGTGCTGTATAATCggtgataaataattattcaaaactATTTTATTAGCTGTTCATCGTCATgctagaaataaaattttgttgtgAACTCTATTGGTGAAAGTATTTCCTAAAAAATCtctaatatgaatattaatacaaatgacAGTTcgtttaatatctttctcttttgtctattttatatctttaacgCTATAATGTGACGTTGACAAagtgatttatattaatttatgattttttatattgattaatgCATTTGAAGATATGCAACACTTCAGACACTGTCGATAATGTTATTACTACGAGCGCCATCTCTGAGTAAGCAATTTTTTTAACCCCGTAGAGTATGCAACCATCTCCTATAGACATGTATGACAGTGTTACATACTctaaagagtaaaagaagtTTTTTACAGAAGAAGGTGTTATAGTCATTAATATTACCGGGGGATATTGCATATCTTCAGGcgtgataatttatattgattattataaataattatataaaatcgataaacaaatttaatgaataaagtaATTGAAAATGATCAACAGTGAATCTTGAATGGTGTCTAAAAGTTGGTGAAACAATGACATGAGGTACCaacgtacatatatcgtttatttacACAAGGTAGTTCgctctttttcaatattatctttcatcttcctccttttctcttcattttcttatacaaTGACAATGCCATGTGAAAATGCGTGTGTTTGCGTGCATGAAAATTCCTGCGTGAGTAAATAATATCAGCGCGCAtgggttttttttctttttctctaaaatcAAGTTATATCTCGCActaaaatgtatatgtaatatgtattttatgtatgtatgtagatatgtgtGGTCAGTTTAgcgtttgataaaaaattttcttttttcttcttttgtttcctaTTTTTAGTGAAGAAAGGCTAGATGAATGGAtgatcatttatatacatacacacacacacacacacatatatatatatatgtgtgtgtatatatattttgtttggtTGTTTATCAACATGCATCATTATCTTCTTTGATCTTCGATcttcgcatttttttttatctctttctatttttccttttctttttattcctttgtcACATTTTGCTTATGAAGGAAGTAAATTTCGGGGATTCGTTTTGGACCGTTCATTGTTTTGttaattcttctcttttttttcgtcataaattttttttttcgtcggaCTTTTTATTAACGAGAGAACAACAGTTTTGAATAGAAGTTAAATCGACTAGAACATTGGCtagagaattaaaaagatatcttcctctctccacGGCCGAAGtatgtttgtttttgtttgtttgtttgtttttttttttttaattttgtttttgttgtttttttttgttgtatttttgttttttttttttttttttttttttttttttttttttttgtttctttttaagttAAGTTAAGATAAGTTAAGGTAAGTTAAATATCTCTTTGTGGTTTTAAACGCAACATgaagagacagagacggaCATAAAGATAGATTGAGTAAAAGGTGTTAGAGGGGTAGAGTGTAGGGGGGGAGGAGGATTGATTAAAGAGGTAGAACGTGTTCCTCTGtttttgtttgtatgtgtacgtgtaatttaaatgtttagATTAGAATGTAGATTAAGAGGAGACAAAAGGGAAAGAGTAATCTTTCTTGTTTGTATAAACGTTTGTTTGTGTCTTTTGTTATTTCGTAACTCTGTAgagatatgtgtgtgtgtatgtctgtgtctgtgtctgtgtatgtgtatgtgtcatgtatacatgtacacaAAAATCCATACATAAGTCCCAGTCGGTGTATAGATTACTATTGCCGGCGCAGAGATCGTTTCATAACTGTTCTAGTCTAATTAGTCATAGATTATAGAGAGATAATTATACCaatagtaagaataataatgataatcataataattctaaCGACTCATTAGCGTCAATATAGGTacaatataatgattttagaTTAGCTTTACTTTTGATAActcttcgatattattatatatgcctttttcaataattccctgtcattcttttttttttctttttttgtttttgttttgtttgtttgcttttttaattttctcttcctcggttaaccgaaagaaagaaataatagctAAAATAACTACTAGTGAAAAGAAACCTAAGTGTATACAATGTTTCCAAATTTAAGCACAGATTTTTAAATTAGTTGGCGCGTTCGGCACagatttcttaataattaataattaataattaataatttatagttaataataataataatatatatatatatatatatatatatatatatatttagtagaaatagatagagagagaaaatgaaaagatacataaatagaaGGAGATAGGTCAAAGTGTGTGTTTAGTGTGTTAAGAGAAAAGTTATCCTTAATGAATGTACTGTAacataagcaaaaaaaaaaataaaaaaggaaaagaaaaatagaaaaaaaatttaattttttgttgttttttctgtTTAGCCCAACGTTTGACAATCGTATCAATTGATGTTATTTATCAAAAGTATTACGTCTTGCACATTTACATGTAATAGTTtgtgctttctctcttttttctattttttttttttattacacgaCTCGATAAGATTAGAAGAGCtttgttaatttctttctttttttttcagtt
This DNA window, taken from Vespa velutina chromosome 12, iVesVel2.1, whole genome shotgun sequence, encodes the following:
- the LOC124953528 gene encoding uncharacterized protein LOC124953528, whose translation is MTYQLHVRFFKKIEKGGFKYFIRIRLVLTSYFSHSPFVQNVSRLFNNPMDFFDHPYYRLSKLLLLMVGQWPNQNPNVRLLSLCFVTLLTTSIITTEVRALEFMADAVAGIALMTTISIKCHTCYFAGDKIGKLLNKIEDEWKIWKSKEEITILEKYAKEGRFYIIGYIIYIYTTVILSFLTSFLPKIFDIIFPINESRPLRHVFMNEYFVDPQEYFYPIYFHMTSVIMIGITCFLANDAIFLVFTSHVCGLFSSVGYRLEHLLKENNTEKISSNHQSKECTQNVIGFINAHKRAMESPFSFVFKSQVAALLGKSVEVFKFIAFTGAQLFHMYCFSFVGQRIIDHSSDISFKAYSGLWYDAPLAVRKMLLLVIRRSLKPSYLTAGKIFVFCLESFSMVVQTSTSYFMVLSSMQ